The following nucleotide sequence is from Bufo gargarizans isolate SCDJY-AF-19 unplaced genomic scaffold, ASM1485885v1 fragScaff_scaffold_778_pilon, whole genome shotgun sequence.
tacagacctccagcagtgtgaccgctcttacagtacagacctccacaagtgtgaccgctcttacagtacagacctccacagtgtgaccgctcttacagtacgaGACCTCcaagtgtgaccgctcttacagtagagacctccacagtggtgaccgctcttacagtagagacctccacagtgtgaccgctcttacagtacagacctccacagtgtgaccgctcttacagtacagacctccacagtgtgacccgctccttacagtacagacctccacagtgtgaccgctcttacagtacagacctcccacagtgtgaccgctctacagtacagacctccacagtgttaCCGCTCTACAGTAGAGACATCCACAgggtgaccgctcttacagtagcagACCTCcaacagtgtgaccgctctttacagtagagacctcccaGTGTGGACcccctcttacagtagagacctccgcagtgtgaccgctcttacagtagcagACTcacacagtgtgaccgctcttacagtagagaccctCCACAGTGGTGGACCGCTCCTTACGTAtagggacctccacagtgtgaccgctcttacattaGAGGACCTCCacgtgtgaccgctcttacagtacaggacATCCACAGGGTGACCGCTCGTTACAGTagcagacctccacagtgtgtaCCGCGTCTTACAGTACAGGACCTCCGCAGTGGTGACCActcttacagtacagaacctCCATCGTGTGACCGCTCTActagtagagacctccacagtgtgacctctCTTACAGTacgagacctccacagtgtgaccagctcttacagtacagacatcCAACAGGGTGACCCGCTTCTTACAGTacgagacctccacagtgtgtgaccgctcttacagtacagacctccagtgtgaccgctcttacagtacagacctccgcagtgtgaccgctcttacagtacagacctccacagtgtgaccgctcttacagtacagacctccacagtgtgaccgctcttacagtacagacctccgcagtgtgaccgctcttacagtacagacctccgcagtgtgaccgctcttacagtacagacctcatgtgaccgctcttacagtagacctccacagtgtgacgcTCTTACTAgaacctccgcagtgtgacctcttacagtacagacctccgcagtgtgaccgctcttacagtacagacctccagtgtgaccgctcttacagtacagacctccgcagtgtgaccgctcttacagtacagacctccgcatgtgaccgctcttacagtagacctccgcagtgtgaccgctcttacagtacagacctccgcagtgtgaccgctcttacagtagacctccgcagtgtgaccgctcttacagtacagacctccgcagtgtgaccgctcttacagtagacctccgcagtgtgaccgctcttacagtacagacctccgtgtgaccgctcttacagtacagacctccgcagtgtgaccgctcttacagtagacctccgcagtgtgacgctcttacagtacagacctccgcagtgtgaccgctcttacagtacagacctccgcagtgtgaccgctcttacagtagagacctccacagtgtgaccgctcttacagtacagacctccatgtgaccgctcttacagtagacctccgcagtgtgaccgctcttacagtagacctccgcagtgtgaccgctcttacagtacagacctccgcagtgtgaccgctcttacagtacagacctccgcagtgtgaccgctcttacagtacagacctccgcagtgtgaccgctcttacagtacagacctccgcagtgtgaccgctcttacagtacagacctccgcagtgtgaccgctcttacagtacagacctccgcagtgtgaccgctcttacagtacagacctccgcagtgtgaccgctcttacagtacagacctccgcagtgtgaccgctcttacagtacagacctccgcagtgtgaccgctcttacagtacagacctccagtgtgaccgctcttacagtacagacctccgcagtgtgacctcttacagtagagacctccgcagtgtgaccgctcttacagtacagacctccagtgtgacgctcttacagtacagacctccagtgtgaccgctcttacagtacagacctccgcagtgtgaccgctcttacagtagacctccgcagtgtgaccgctcttacagtacagacctccgcagtgtgaccgctcttacagtacagacctccgcagtgtgaccgctcttacagtacagacctccgcagtgtgaccgctcttacagtacagacctccacagtgtgaccgctcttacagtacagacctccgcagtgtgaccgctcttacagtacagacctccattgtgaccgctcttacagtagacctccgcagtgtgccgctcttacagtagacctccgcagtgtgaccgctcttacagtagagacctccgcagtgtgaccgctcttacagtagacctccgcagtgtgaccgctcttacagtacagacctccgcagtgtgaccgctcttacagtagacctccgcagtgtgaccgctcttacagtagacctccgcagtgtgaccgctcttacagtagacctccgcagtgtgaccgctcttacagtacagacctccagtgtgaccgctcttacagtacagacctccacagtgtgaccgctcttacagtacagacctccgcagtgtgaccgctcttacagtacagacctccgcagtgtgaccgctcttacagtacagacctccatgtgtgaccgctcttacagtagacctccgcagtgtgaccgctcttacagtagacctccacagtgtgaccgctcttacagtagagacctccgcagtgtgaccgctcttacagtagagacctccgcagtgtgaccgctcttacagtagagacctccgcagtgtgaccgctcttacagtagagacctccgttCTGTGGTCATCTCCTGATTGTCTTCTCTCCCCTCCTGTAGGGAGTCTCTCTGCCGCCACCATTACTAAGACTTGTACCGCAGTCTGTGCAGAAACCGGATTTAACGCTGTTGTGGTCTCAACAAAAGTGTCCTGCTGCAACACCGACCTGTGCAACACCAGCGGAACCAGCAGCATCAAGGCCACCTACACCGTCCTCGCCGCAGCCCTGGCCGCCATCGGGGTTCTCCTCAGAAGCTCCTCCATGTGATTTtcagattttatttaaaaaaaactcgaAATCTAGCATGTAATAAAAGGCTACAGAGATGTGGTGGTGTTGTGTCAtctctgcgggggggggggggggggggtgggggggggcaggcGATCGGTAACAGACTCCTGGATTCACTCTTGTGACTGTCAATCATTGAAAAATGCCATCATTGTCTCAGACAAGAATACCGCTTTAAGTTTTACCATGGTCATTGGGAGGGGTGCAGGTTGACAATGTGGCTTTcagaccagaaaaggttgtgcacccccatTACTTCAGGATTGCTCTTCAGTCTTTACATTGCTCTTTAGTCTTTACTTCATGGTTGCTCCTCAGCTTTTCCTTTAGTGTTGCTCTTCAGTTTTTATCTCACAGTTGCTCTTCAGCTATTACTTCGAGGTTTGCTCTTCAGCCTTTAGTTCAGGGTTGCTCTTCAGCTTTTATCTTGCAGTTGCTCTTCAGCCTTTACTTTAactccttagggtccattcagacgtccatatgtgttttgcggcccgcacatcgccggcactctcatagaaaatgccttttcttgtccgcaattgcggacaagaataggacatgttctatttttttgcagaacagaagtgcggatgcg
It contains:
- the LOC122922842 gene encoding lymphocyte antigen 6E-like, which produces MAAYTSLLLVAALCTGAVYSLTCYTCASESSNSKCMTATNCSATDTSCMTSVVSGGIGSLSAATITKTCTAVCAETGFNAVVVSTKVSCCNTDLCNTSGTSSIKATYTVLAAALAAIGVLLRSSSM